One segment of Clostridium ljungdahlii DSM 13528 DNA contains the following:
- a CDS encoding GNAT family N-acetyltransferase: MEIKIRQVSIDDLNSVAEVESICFPKAEAATKESFKQRIETFPESFFVAEVNDRIVGFINGCIINETVICDELFEDSTLHVPNGHYQTIFGLDVIPEYRNQGIAAKLMKHMIETARSSGRKGVILTCKERLIHYYMKFGYKNKGVSKSVHGGAKWYDMILEF, translated from the coding sequence ATGGAGATTAAAATTAGACAGGTATCTATAGATGATTTAAATTCGGTAGCAGAAGTGGAAAGCATTTGCTTTCCAAAAGCAGAAGCAGCTACAAAAGAGTCTTTTAAGCAGCGTATAGAAACATTTCCAGAAAGCTTTTTTGTGGCAGAAGTAAATGATAGAATAGTTGGATTTATTAATGGATGCATTATAAATGAGACTGTTATATGTGATGAACTTTTTGAAGATTCTACACTTCATGTTCCAAATGGACACTATCAAACCATTTTTGGATTGGATGTTATACCAGAGTATCGTAATCAGGGAATTGCAGCAAAGTTAATGAAGCATATGATAGAAACAGCAAGATCATCAGGCCGAAAGGGAGTTATTTTAACTTGTAAGGAAAGGCTTATTCATTATTACATGAAGTTTGGCTACAAAAATAAAGGAGTATCTAAATCAGTTCATGGTGGTGCTAAGTGGTATGATATGATTTTAGAATTTTAA